GAACCAAGGTGTCAGATAAAGCTCGGTGCCGGCTGCTGGGTGAATAGTAGGCAATGTGATCGCCAGTGATAATAGAGTTATCCTCTTCATTTTGTGTACTCCAGCTGTGCGTATATGACTAATTGTGATGCTAACGCCATAATTTCGCACGAAAAAAGGCTATATCTTGAAGAAGCTTCACGCTGATGTTATTACTTTGTTACACATTAAGGAGATCATTTATGAATAACGATCTTAAGCTCGCTCTGGTTATTACTGCGACCGCCTTTGCCGTACTGCTTGGATTCGCGATCACCGCGGTCACTGCGGCCTAGGGACTGGCATGAAGAACTGCGGTGTTATTAGCAACG
The sequence above is drawn from the Vibrio sinaloensis genome and encodes:
- a CDS encoding YnhF family membrane protein, with product MNNDLKLALVITATAFAVLLGFAITAVTAA